The Afipia sp. P52-10 genome includes a region encoding these proteins:
- a CDS encoding DUF305 domain-containing protein — MDETAHHQGHIHSGTRAYWLLGLNLLLSLIVMYLVMYTMIDGWPDYRNNINMLYMALTMWAPMGILMLATMAGMYQDARTNIILYVVFALVTLGSFWATRSQALVGDRQFIQSMVPHHSGAILMCREAKLQDPELVKLCQEISQGQRREIEQMNAIAARLR, encoded by the coding sequence ATGGACGAGACGGCTCATCACCAAGGACACATCCACTCGGGAACGCGCGCATACTGGTTGCTCGGCCTCAATCTGTTATTGAGCCTGATCGTCATGTACCTTGTGATGTACACGATGATCGACGGATGGCCGGACTATCGTAACAACATCAACATGCTCTACATGGCCCTGACCATGTGGGCCCCGATGGGGATATTGATGCTCGCCACCATGGCGGGCATGTATCAGGACGCCCGCACAAATATTATCCTTTATGTCGTGTTCGCGTTAGTAACGCTCGGCTCGTTCTGGGCCACGCGCAGCCAGGCGCTGGTCGGCGACCGCCAATTCATCCAATCGATGGTTCCCCACCATTCCGGCGCAATCCTGATGTGCCGCGAGGCCAAACTGCAGGACCCGGAACTGGTCAAGCTCTGCCAGGAGATCTCGCAGGGGCAGCGCCGTGAAATCGAACAGATGAACGCGATCGCCGCGCGCCTGCGCTAA
- the cueR gene encoding Cu(I)-responsive transcriptional regulator, translated as MNIGEAACASGVSAKMIRYYEQSGLIPKAGRSAAGYRDYSTTDVHMLRFVRRSRDLGLSMAEIEELLQLWRDRSRQSADVKRIALARIADLRRRIQEMEEMAATLEHLASCCSGDNRPDCPILADLEQGEACKPRRSHRFESCRVHRTG; from the coding sequence GTGAACATTGGCGAGGCGGCGTGTGCTTCTGGCGTCAGCGCCAAGATGATCCGGTACTATGAGCAAAGCGGCTTGATCCCGAAGGCGGGCCGGTCGGCGGCCGGTTACCGCGATTACTCCACGACCGATGTGCACATGTTGCGTTTCGTACGGCGTTCGCGCGACCTCGGCTTATCGATGGCGGAGATCGAGGAGCTGTTGCAGCTCTGGCGGGATCGCAGCCGGCAAAGCGCGGATGTAAAGCGTATCGCGCTGGCGCGCATCGCCGATCTGCGCCGGCGCATCCAGGAGATGGAAGAGATGGCGGCGACGCTGGAGCATCTGGCGTCCTGCTGCTCGGGAGACAATCGTCCCGACTGCCCGATCCTCGCCGATCTGGAACAGGGCGAGGCGTGCAAGCCGCGCCGCTCGCACAGGTTCGAATCCTGTCGGGTGCACCGCACCGGGTAA
- a CDS encoding efflux RND transporter permease subunit, which produces MIARLIAWSARNLILIFVGTAFAVAAGLYALKTLPLDAIPDLSDVQVIVYTDYPGQAPQVVEDQVTYPLTTAMLTVPKSKVVRGFSFFGVSFVYVIFEDGTDPYWARSRVLEYLNAAAQRLPQGVTPGLGPDATGVGWVYQYAVVAKEMTLAELRSLQDWVVRYGASKAEGVAEVASVGGFVKQYNIVVDPLRLRAQGISLAMVRDAVRASNRDVGGRTLELSEFEFMVRGRGYIKSQADIENIVLKSAQGVPLRLRDVARVEIGPDERRGITELNGEGEVASGIVLQRFGANALTVIDNVKQRLADIAGSLPKGAEIVPVYDRSHLIEAAIETLKGTLVEESIIVALVCVVFLLHLRSALVAILMLPVGILIAFAAMRAIGLGSNIMSLGGIAIAVGAMIDAAIVMIENAHKHLERAEPGKSRVQTLIDAASEVGPALFFSLLIITVSFLPIFTLESQEGRLFGPLAFTKTFAMAAAALLSVTLVPALMVIFVRGRIIPEHKNPINRFLIWIYRPVIRGVLKAKMLTILLALVVLGVSVWPARQLGSEFMPNLNEGTLMYMPTTLPGLSVTKAAELLQMQDRIIKSFPEVDSVYGKAGRAATATDPAPTEMFETIINLKPKEQWRPGMTIDSLKAEMDKALQFPGVSNAWTMPIRARIDMLSTGIRTPVGVKVFGTDLTEMEKIARQIEATLKNVPGTSSAYAERVIGGYYLDIVPDREALGRYGLAVGDVQDVIATALGGETVTTTVEGRERYGVNIRYPRDLRSNPRAIETDVQVPLPGGGAVPLGEVAKVELTRGATSIRTENGQLATYIFVDISGRDLGGYVADAQRAVAERVTLPPGYTVGWSGQFEYLQRAEARMKIVVPVTLLIIFLLLYLNFKALTETLIVMLSLPFALVGGVWLMWWLGFNMSVAVAVGFIALAGVAAETGVVMLIYLEQAMVELKEERAKQKRRFTRADLHEAIMLGAVERVRPKMMTVVAIMAGLVPILWSTGAGSEVMQRIAVPMIGGMISSTLLTLVVIPAIYGLIKGWRLPSTSSAELIEAEFRLPPLKEAAE; this is translated from the coding sequence ATGATCGCCCGGCTGATCGCGTGGTCCGCACGCAACCTCATCCTGATCTTCGTCGGCACAGCCTTTGCGGTCGCGGCTGGCCTCTATGCCCTGAAGACGCTGCCGCTCGACGCCATTCCCGATCTCTCCGACGTGCAGGTCATCGTCTACACCGACTATCCCGGCCAGGCGCCGCAGGTGGTCGAGGACCAGGTCACCTACCCATTGACGACGGCGATGTTGACCGTTCCGAAGTCCAAGGTCGTTCGAGGCTTTTCCTTCTTCGGAGTCTCCTTCGTTTATGTGATCTTCGAGGACGGCACCGATCCCTATTGGGCAAGGAGCCGTGTTCTTGAATATCTCAACGCAGCGGCGCAACGCCTGCCACAGGGCGTGACGCCGGGGCTTGGGCCGGATGCGACCGGCGTCGGCTGGGTCTATCAATATGCCGTCGTTGCGAAGGAGATGACCCTCGCCGAACTGCGCTCGCTGCAGGATTGGGTCGTGCGTTACGGCGCTTCCAAGGCCGAGGGGGTCGCAGAGGTCGCGAGTGTCGGCGGTTTTGTGAAGCAGTACAATATAGTTGTCGATCCGCTCCGGCTGCGTGCCCAGGGCATTTCGCTTGCGATGGTCCGCGACGCGGTACGGGCCAGCAATCGCGACGTCGGCGGCCGCACGCTTGAGCTCTCCGAGTTCGAGTTCATGGTGCGCGGCCGCGGCTACATCAAGTCGCAAGCCGATATCGAGAACATCGTCCTCAAGAGTGCCCAGGGCGTGCCGCTGCGGTTGCGAGACGTGGCTCGCGTCGAGATCGGCCCCGACGAAAGGCGCGGCATCACTGAGCTCAATGGCGAGGGCGAAGTCGCGAGCGGAATCGTGCTGCAGCGCTTCGGCGCCAATGCGCTCACCGTGATCGATAATGTGAAGCAGCGTCTCGCCGACATCGCCGGCAGCCTGCCGAAGGGCGCTGAGATCGTGCCGGTTTACGATCGTTCGCATCTGATCGAGGCGGCGATCGAAACGCTCAAGGGCACGCTGGTCGAGGAAAGCATTATCGTCGCCCTTGTGTGTGTCGTCTTCCTGCTACATCTCCGCAGCGCTCTCGTCGCCATCCTGATGCTGCCGGTCGGGATCCTGATCGCCTTCGCGGCCATGAGAGCGATCGGGCTCGGCTCCAACATCATGAGCCTTGGCGGCATCGCGATTGCCGTCGGCGCCATGATCGACGCGGCGATCGTGATGATCGAGAATGCGCACAAACATCTCGAACGAGCCGAACCGGGCAAATCGCGGGTGCAGACCCTGATCGATGCGGCAAGCGAGGTCGGGCCGGCGCTGTTTTTCAGCCTGTTGATCATCACCGTTTCCTTCCTGCCGATTTTCACGTTGGAATCGCAGGAAGGCCGTCTGTTCGGTCCGCTCGCCTTCACCAAGACCTTCGCCATGGCGGCCGCGGCGCTCCTGTCGGTGACGCTGGTGCCAGCGCTGATGGTGATCTTCGTGCGCGGACGGATCATTCCGGAACACAAGAACCCGATCAACCGCTTCCTGATCTGGATCTACCGCCCGGTGATCCGGGGCGTGCTCAAGGCCAAGATGCTGACCATCCTGCTGGCGCTCGTCGTTCTTGGCGTTTCCGTCTGGCCGGCCCGCCAGCTCGGCTCCGAGTTCATGCCGAACCTCAATGAAGGCACGTTGATGTACATGCCGACAACGTTGCCGGGGCTCTCGGTGACCAAGGCAGCGGAGCTCCTGCAGATGCAGGATCGCATCATCAAGTCCTTCCCCGAAGTCGATTCTGTCTATGGCAAGGCCGGGCGCGCGGCGACAGCCACGGATCCGGCTCCGACCGAAATGTTCGAGACGATCATCAATCTGAAGCCCAAGGAGCAGTGGCGGCCAGGCATGACCATCGACAGCCTCAAGGCGGAGATGGACAAGGCGCTGCAGTTCCCCGGCGTGTCGAACGCCTGGACGATGCCGATCCGCGCCCGCATCGACATGCTGTCGACCGGCATCCGCACCCCCGTTGGCGTCAAGGTGTTCGGTACTGATCTGACCGAAATGGAGAAGATCGCACGCCAGATCGAAGCGACGCTGAAGAACGTACCGGGGACATCCAGCGCCTATGCCGAGCGCGTGATCGGCGGCTATTACCTCGATATCGTTCCGGATCGCGAAGCGCTCGGCCGCTACGGACTTGCCGTCGGCGATGTCCAGGACGTCATCGCGACCGCGCTCGGTGGCGAGACGGTGACGACGACGGTCGAAGGGCGAGAGCGCTACGGGGTCAATATTCGTTATCCGCGGGATCTGCGCTCGAACCCCAGGGCGATCGAGACGGATGTGCAGGTGCCGCTGCCTGGCGGCGGGGCGGTGCCACTCGGCGAAGTGGCCAAGGTCGAGCTCACGCGTGGCGCCACGTCGATCCGCACGGAAAACGGCCAGCTTGCAACCTACATCTTCGTCGACATCAGCGGCCGTGATCTCGGCGGCTATGTCGCTGATGCCCAAAGGGCCGTTGCTGAGCGGGTGACGCTGCCGCCCGGCTACACCGTTGGGTGGAGCGGCCAGTTTGAATATCTGCAACGCGCCGAGGCACGCATGAAGATCGTCGTGCCGGTCACGCTACTCATCATCTTCCTGCTGCTCTATCTGAACTTCAAGGCGCTGACCGAGACCCTCATTGTCATGCTGTCCTTGCCGTTCGCGCTGGTCGGCGGGGTCTGGCTGATGTGGTGGCTCGGCTTCAACATGTCGGTCGCGGTCGCCGTCGGCTTCATCGCGCTCGCAGGCGTCGCTGCCGAAACCGGCGTGGTTATGCTCATCTACCTTGAGCAAGCGATGGTCGAACTGAAGGAGGAACGCGCCAAGCAGAAGCGCAGATTCACCCGCGCTGATCTCCATGAGGCGATCATGCTGGGTGCGGTGGAGCGGGTTCGACCGAAGATGATGACGGTTGTCGCCATCATGGCCGGTCTCGTTCCGATCCTATGGAGCACAGGGGCCGGGTCTGAGGTGATGCAGCGCATCGCTGTGCCGATGATCGGCGGCATGATCTCGTCGACCCTCCTGACCCTGGTGGTGATCCCCGCCATCTACGGCCTGATCAAGGGATGGCGGTTGCCGTCAACGTCCTCTGCGGAGTTGATCGAGGCAGAGTTCAGGTTGCCTCCTCTCAAGGAAGCCGCCGAATGA
- a CDS encoding FixH family protein: MKFFAMKRTATAVLIGLAAFSSNAWAGIQDYEFQLVQPEIKQGNAAVIAVRLVDKRSGKAVPDAVIFAQRVDMAPDGMEMMAAPIEVLPSPEPGVYRFQAQISMAGGWRLSLGAKVQGETGTLENKLVFKAVP; encoded by the coding sequence ATGAAGTTTTTTGCAATGAAGCGCACCGCAACGGCGGTGCTGATCGGTCTTGCGGCCTTTTCCTCCAACGCGTGGGCGGGGATTCAGGACTACGAGTTCCAGCTCGTCCAGCCTGAGATCAAGCAAGGCAATGCGGCCGTGATCGCCGTGCGCCTGGTCGACAAGCGCTCGGGCAAAGCCGTGCCAGATGCGGTGATCTTCGCTCAGCGGGTCGATATGGCACCCGATGGGATGGAGATGATGGCGGCGCCGATCGAAGTGCTGCCGTCGCCCGAGCCGGGCGTCTACCGGTTCCAGGCGCAGATCTCTATGGCGGGCGGTTGGCGCCTGTCGCTCGGCGCCAAGGTGCAGGGCGAGACCGGCACGCTCGAAAACAAACTCGTGTTCAAGGCTGTGCCATGA
- a CDS encoding heavy metal translocating P-type ATPase — MNAPVRDVSAGRNAVILPIEGMSCASCVGRVEKALKAVPGVESASVNLATERAEVTAEAPIAYGALVAAVEDAGYAVPSTRTEIAIEGMTCASCVARVERALAAVPGVAAARVNLATERATIEGSVDTALLVKAIEDAGYDARVVAAGSPDAAAVARKEAETAGLKRDLTVAALLSAPIVVLEMGSHLVPAIHELIMQTIGMQTNWYLQFVLTTLVLFVPGRRFYTKGLPALARFAPDMSSLVAVGTLAAYLYSLVATFASQILPPGTVNVYYEAAAVIVTLILLGRFLEARAKGRTSEAIKRLVGLQPRIAHVRRGDSLVDLDISKVVAGDVVEVRPGERVPIDGDVLEGGSYIDESMITGEPIPVAKAAGSTVVGGTVNQKGALSVRATAIGDATVLAQIIRMVEEAQGSKLPIQALVDRVTMWFVPAVMAVAAATFAVWLIFGPDPALTFAVVNAVAVLIIACPCAMGLATPTSIMVGTGRGAEMGVLFRKGEALQLLKDAKVVAIDKTGTVTEGRPVLTDLDVAEGFERGAVLARVAAVEAKSEHPIARAIVDAAAQEGLRLPEISRFESITGFGVTADAGGARVEIGADRYMRSLGLDVARLAATASGLADEGKSPLYAAIDGKLAAIIAVADPIKATSPDAVAALHGLGLKVAMITGDNARTAGAIARQLGIDEVVAEVPPEGKVEAVRRLKQAYGRLAFVGDGINDAPALAEADVGLAVGTGTDIAIEAADVVLMSGSIKGVADAFALSKATIGNIRQNLFWAFAYNVVLIPVAAGVLYPAFGILLSPVLAAGAMALSSVFVLGNALRLRRFRPRLAPGAHDASNQGVTALAGASTALERSAA; from the coding sequence ATGAACGCGCCAGTCAGGGACGTCTCTGCCGGCAGAAACGCAGTGATCTTGCCGATCGAGGGCATGAGCTGCGCGTCCTGCGTGGGACGTGTGGAGAAAGCGCTCAAGGCCGTGCCTGGCGTCGAAAGCGCCAGCGTCAACCTTGCAACCGAGAGGGCCGAGGTCACGGCCGAAGCGCCGATCGCCTATGGGGCGTTGGTCGCCGCGGTCGAAGATGCCGGCTATGCCGTGCCATCGACACGAACAGAAATCGCCATCGAAGGCATGACCTGCGCCTCCTGCGTGGCGCGGGTCGAGCGGGCGCTGGCGGCGGTCCCTGGTGTCGCGGCCGCGCGGGTGAACCTTGCCACCGAGCGTGCGACGATCGAAGGATCGGTCGACACGGCCCTGCTCGTCAAGGCCATCGAGGATGCCGGCTACGACGCCCGCGTCGTCGCTGCCGGATCGCCGGATGCAGCGGCGGTCGCGCGCAAGGAGGCGGAGACCGCCGGGCTGAAGCGCGATCTCACCGTAGCGGCGCTGCTGAGCGCGCCGATCGTCGTGCTGGAGATGGGTTCGCATCTCGTGCCGGCGATCCATGAGTTGATCATGCAAACCATCGGCATGCAGACGAACTGGTATCTCCAGTTCGTGCTGACGACCCTGGTCCTGTTCGTGCCGGGGCGACGGTTCTACACGAAGGGCTTGCCGGCCCTGGCGCGGTTCGCGCCGGACATGAGCTCGCTCGTCGCCGTCGGCACGCTGGCGGCCTATCTCTATTCGCTCGTCGCGACCTTTGCGTCGCAGATTCTGCCGCCCGGCACGGTCAACGTCTATTACGAGGCCGCGGCGGTGATCGTCACCTTGATCCTGCTCGGCCGCTTCCTCGAAGCCCGCGCCAAGGGGCGGACGTCGGAAGCGATCAAGCGCCTGGTCGGCTTGCAGCCGAGGATCGCGCATGTCCGGCGCGGCGACAGTCTCGTGGATCTCGACATTAGCAAGGTGGTGGCGGGCGACGTGGTCGAGGTCCGGCCCGGCGAGCGCGTGCCGATCGACGGCGACGTGCTCGAGGGCGGGAGCTACATTGATGAATCGATGATCACAGGCGAGCCGATCCCGGTGGCCAAGGCGGCCGGGAGCACCGTCGTCGGGGGCACGGTGAACCAGAAGGGCGCGCTCAGCGTCCGGGCAACCGCGATCGGTGATGCGACGGTGCTCGCGCAGATCATTCGCATGGTCGAGGAGGCGCAGGGATCGAAGCTCCCGATCCAGGCCCTGGTTGATCGGGTGACGATGTGGTTCGTCCCGGCGGTCATGGCCGTGGCGGCCGCGACATTCGCGGTCTGGCTGATCTTCGGGCCGGACCCTGCGCTCACCTTCGCCGTCGTCAATGCGGTCGCCGTCCTCATCATCGCCTGTCCCTGTGCGATGGGCCTCGCCACGCCGACCTCGATTATGGTCGGCACCGGACGCGGCGCCGAGATGGGCGTGCTGTTCCGCAAGGGCGAGGCGCTGCAATTGCTGAAGGATGCCAAGGTGGTGGCGATCGACAAGACCGGCACCGTGACGGAAGGCCGGCCGGTCCTCACCGATCTCGACGTGGCCGAGGGATTCGAGCGCGGCGCGGTCCTCGCGCGGGTCGCCGCCGTAGAGGCGAAGTCCGAGCACCCGATCGCGCGGGCGATCGTGGATGCGGCAGCGCAGGAGGGCCTGCGCCTGCCGGAGATCAGCCGGTTCGAGTCGATCACCGGCTTCGGCGTCACCGCGGATGCGGGCGGTGCGCGCGTGGAGATCGGCGCCGATCGCTACATGCGCTCGCTTGGCCTCGACGTGGCGCGGCTTGCGGCGACCGCGAGCGGCCTCGCCGACGAGGGCAAGTCGCCGCTCTATGCGGCGATCGATGGCAAACTTGCCGCCATCATCGCGGTCGCCGACCCCATCAAGGCGACAAGCCCCGATGCGGTCGCGGCGTTGCACGGTTTGGGGCTGAAGGTCGCCATGATCACCGGCGACAACGCCCGCACCGCCGGCGCCATTGCGCGTCAACTCGGCATCGACGAGGTCGTCGCCGAGGTGCCGCCGGAAGGGAAGGTCGAAGCGGTCCGGCGCCTCAAGCAAGCCTATGGCCGGCTCGCCTTCGTCGGCGATGGCATCAACGACGCGCCCGCGCTGGCGGAAGCGGATGTCGGCCTTGCGGTCGGCACGGGCACCGACATCGCGATCGAGGCGGCCGACGTGGTTTTGATGTCGGGCAGCATCAAGGGTGTCGCCGATGCGTTCGCGCTGTCGAAGGCGACCATCGGCAACATCCGGCAGAACCTGTTCTGGGCTTTCGCTTACAACGTCGTGCTCATTCCGGTCGCCGCCGGCGTGCTTTATCCGGCATTCGGCATCCTGCTGTCGCCGGTGCTGGCCGCGGGCGCGATGGCGCTCTCGAGCGTGTTCGTGCTCGGCAACGCGCTTCGGCTTCGGCGCTTCCGTCCGCGGCTTGCACCGGGCGCCCACGACGCTTCGAATCAGGGGGTCACAGCATTGGCTGGCGCATCTACGGCGCTGGAAAGGAGCGCAGCGTGA
- a CDS encoding heavy-metal-associated domain-containing protein — MQFHIKNMTCGGCARSVTKAIQSVDAQAKVTIDPNTRKVDVASQRPRADFEAALQRAGYPAAAAA, encoded by the coding sequence ATGCAGTTCCACATCAAGAATATGACCTGCGGCGGCTGCGCCCGCAGCGTGACCAAGGCGATCCAGAGCGTGGACGCCCAGGCCAAGGTCACCATCGATCCGAACACCCGCAAGGTCGATGTCGCCTCGCAGCGCCCGCGAGCCGACTTCGAGGCGGCGTTGCAGCGCGCCGGTTATCCGGCGGCCGCCGCCGCGTGA
- a CDS encoding efflux RND transporter periplasmic adaptor subunit: MSRAGRIGLTLAAVLAAGAGGYWAGHRDLALPDLSWLRAVPWLESAGILQASAGPAQSGPVIYYRDPDGQPFYSAVPKKTADGRDFLAVHADEDVSFEDKSANKDVAAAPANGGAKRVLYYRNPMGLPDTSPTPKKDSMGMDYIPVYEGEDEDSSSVKVAPGKLQRTGVRTEAAAERAIVNPVRVPGTVQLDERRVTVVATRSDAFINTVASVTTGDRIAKGQALLQLYSPEIAAAGAQFLTDLNSGGRDGGLGGARRRLENFGVSPEAIAEIERTRKVPLSMTWRAPRDGIVLQRNAVEGMKAAPGDILFRLADISTVWVVADVPEYQLGAVKVGAAATIRLRSQPGQTFTGRVALIYPQVATDTRTTKVRIEIPNPDGMMLPDMYADVEIASGSGGQVVAVPDNAVIDTGSRQVVIVYKGDGRFEPRQVQVGQQGGGFTEIRSGITAGDKIVVAANFLIDAESNLKAAMNGMTSAEATP; encoded by the coding sequence ATGAGCCGGGCGGGCCGAATTGGCCTCACCCTCGCCGCCGTTCTGGCGGCGGGGGCCGGAGGCTATTGGGCCGGGCATCGCGATCTCGCGCTGCCTGACCTTTCATGGCTTCGCGCCGTCCCTTGGCTTGAGAGTGCCGGAATTCTGCAGGCGAGCGCCGGTCCCGCACAATCGGGACCTGTCATCTATTACCGCGATCCGGACGGGCAGCCCTTCTATTCCGCCGTGCCGAAGAAGACCGCCGACGGCCGGGACTTCCTCGCGGTCCATGCCGACGAGGACGTGAGCTTCGAGGACAAGTCGGCGAACAAGGATGTAGCAGCCGCCCCCGCCAATGGTGGCGCGAAGCGCGTGCTGTACTACCGCAACCCGATGGGTTTGCCGGACACCTCGCCGACACCCAAGAAGGATTCGATGGGGATGGACTACATCCCCGTTTACGAGGGCGAGGACGAGGATAGCTCTTCGGTCAAGGTCGCCCCAGGCAAGCTGCAGCGGACGGGCGTGAGGACGGAGGCGGCCGCCGAAAGAGCGATCGTCAATCCGGTGCGCGTGCCGGGAACGGTGCAGCTCGACGAGCGGCGCGTGACCGTCGTTGCAACACGCTCGGACGCTTTCATCAACACGGTCGCGAGCGTGACGACCGGCGATCGCATCGCCAAGGGCCAAGCCCTTCTTCAGCTCTATTCGCCCGAGATCGCTGCCGCTGGTGCCCAATTCCTCACCGACCTAAACAGTGGCGGGAGGGACGGAGGGCTCGGTGGCGCCCGCCGAAGACTTGAGAATTTCGGCGTCTCGCCCGAAGCAATCGCCGAGATCGAACGGACACGCAAGGTGCCGCTTTCGATGACTTGGCGGGCGCCTCGCGACGGCATCGTGCTTCAGCGCAACGCCGTGGAGGGGATGAAGGCCGCGCCCGGCGATATTCTCTTTCGGCTTGCCGACATTTCGACCGTCTGGGTTGTGGCGGACGTGCCCGAGTACCAGCTCGGCGCGGTCAAGGTGGGGGCAGCCGCTACCATCCGACTGCGCAGCCAGCCTGGCCAAACCTTTACTGGCCGTGTCGCCCTGATCTACCCGCAAGTCGCGACGGATACGCGCACGACGAAGGTGCGCATCGAAATCCCGAATCCTGACGGCATGATGCTGCCGGATATGTATGCCGATGTCGAGATCGCCAGCGGCAGCGGGGGACAAGTCGTGGCCGTTCCCGACAATGCTGTAATTGACACCGGAAGCCGGCAGGTCGTCATCGTGTACAAGGGCGACGGCCGCTTCGAGCCGCGGCAGGTTCAGGTTGGCCAACAAGGCGGCGGGTTCACCGAAATCCGCTCCGGGATCACGGCCGGCGACAAGATCGTTGTTGCAGCTAACTTCCTGATCGATGCGGAGAGCAACCTCAAGGCCGCGATGAACGGCATGACGAGCGCGGAGGCGACACCATGA
- a CDS encoding DUF3991 and toprim domain-containing protein, translating into MEKSEIEELRAKVGCAALLQQGGWKVDLKESTRRAVKYRRDAQIIIVIHNDRGWFDPLSTAKGDVFDLAGHLGAQSFPQACERVAALVGFVPSPPAWQREVRSTPVAAVAARWRRRAIPRLGSEAWRYLTEVRGIPDTIVIAAVGQGALREGPRGSMWAAHGNDDGALLGWEERGPEWRGFATGGAKELFRLGPSAAPRICITEAAIDAMSLAAIQVLRPDTLYVSTGGGWSPASEEAIRRLASRRNTRLVGATDNNRQGEIYAERIRQIADETGASYARARPRAGDWNEDLLVLLGRLAQEPLAAAG; encoded by the coding sequence ATGGAGAAAAGCGAAATCGAAGAGTTGCGAGCCAAGGTGGGTTGTGCCGCGCTGCTCCAGCAGGGTGGTTGGAAGGTCGATTTGAAAGAAAGCACGCGGCGCGCCGTCAAATACCGTCGCGATGCCCAGATCATCATCGTCATTCACAACGATCGCGGCTGGTTCGATCCCTTATCGACCGCGAAAGGTGACGTGTTTGATTTGGCCGGGCATCTGGGCGCGCAAAGCTTTCCGCAAGCCTGCGAACGGGTCGCGGCGCTTGTCGGTTTTGTGCCGAGCCCGCCTGCATGGCAGCGTGAGGTTCGGTCCACGCCGGTCGCGGCGGTAGCCGCTCGCTGGCGCCGGCGGGCCATCCCACGGCTCGGCTCCGAGGCTTGGCGCTACCTCACCGAGGTGCGCGGCATACCCGACACGATTGTGATCGCCGCCGTCGGACAGGGCGCACTCCGCGAGGGCCCGCGCGGCAGCATGTGGGCGGCTCATGGCAACGACGATGGCGCTCTGCTTGGCTGGGAAGAGCGTGGCCCCGAGTGGCGTGGTTTCGCGACCGGCGGTGCGAAGGAACTGTTCCGGCTGGGTCCCTCGGCAGCGCCAAGGATCTGTATCACCGAGGCGGCGATCGACGCCATGAGCCTCGCGGCGATCCAGGTTCTGCGACCAGACACGCTCTATGTCAGCACCGGCGGNGGCTGGTCGCCGGCCAGCGAGGAAGCCATTCGCCGTCTGGCCAGTAGGCGGAATACCCGTCTTGTCGGCGCGACCGATAACAATCGGCAGGGCGAGATTTATGCGGAGCGCATCCGGCAGATCGCTGACGAGACCGGCGCCTCCTACGCGCGAGCGCGCCCGCGCGCCGGCGATTGGAACGAAGATCTGCTCGTGCTTCTCGGCCGACTTGCACAAGAGCCCCTCGCGGCGGCCGGGTGA